The region TTAGGTAAGAAGCCCCGGCGGAGTTATCTCGTCTGGAAAGAGGGGAAAGTCCCTGATTTCGCGATGGAGTTTTCCAGCAAAGGCACGTATCGCAACGACTTGGGGCGCAAGATGGAACTCTATGCTTCACTGGGGATCCAAGACTATTTCTTATATGATGCCGAGGGGCTATATTTATCATCCCCTATAATGGGTTTTACATTGGTTGATGGTTTGTATGCTCCGATTTCGGCAGGTTCAGATGGAGGTTTGCACTCCACTGCCCTCGGTTTAGATTTCTATGTCGGTGATGTAGGTTTAGGTATTTACGATCCGGTTGGGAATAATTGGCTTCAAACACCCGCGGAGTCAGCGTTAGCATACGCGGAGTTAGCATTAGCACGCGCCGAAACGGCTGAAACACGCGCCGAAACGGCTGAAACACGCGCCGAAACGGCTGAAACACGCGCCGAACAGCAAACGATACGTGCTGAACAAGAAACCACCGCACGTCAGAAGGCAAAGGCGGAACTCGCGGAACTCCGAGAGGAACTCGAACGTTTGAAAGCGCAAACCTAATTTCAATTTTTTTTGCCATGTCTGGCAGTTCAACAATAAAAACTCTGCTGTCTCACTATCCTTCTGGATTACCAGCACAGTACCGGGCAAGGCATTCCCCTAAGACGGGGTCATCATGAAGGAGCAACACTATTATGGCAAGACCTGTAACACTCTTTACAGGCCAATGGGCAGACTTAACATTAGAGGTATTAGCAGAAAAAGCGAGTGGATGGGGCTATGATGGCTTAGAACTCGCCTGCTGGGGCGACCATTTTGAAGTTGATAAGGCACTCGCGGATGATAGCTACTGCCAAGGCAGACACGATCTCCTCGCGAAATACGGACTCAAAGTTTGGTCCATCAGCAATCACCTCGTCGGACAGGCAGTCTGTGATAATATTGATAGCCGACATCAAGGCATCGTGTCAGAAGGTATTTGGGGCGACGGAGATCCCGCAGGTGTTCAAGAACGCGCCGCCGAAGAGATGAAAAACACAGCACGTGCTGCAGCGAAACTCGGCGTTAGTGTCGTCAATGGATTCACCGGTAGCTCGATATGGCATCTATTGTACTCTTTCCCGCCGAACGACCCAGCACAAATTGATGCGGGTTTTGAAGATTTCGCCAACCGCTGGAACCCAATCTTTGATGTCTTCGATGAAGTCGGTGTCAAATTTGGACTCGAAGTTCATCCCACCGAAATTGCTTTCGACATCATCACAGCAGAGCGCGCAATGGAAGCAGTTAACGGCAGAGAAGCGTTCGGATTCAACTACGATCCAAGCCATCTCGGCTATCAAGGCGTTGACTATGTGGCATTCCTTGAACGATTGAGCCACCGGATTTATCACGTCCACATGAAAGATGTCTGGTGGTCAGATACACCGCGTTTATCGGGTGTATTCGGTGGACATCTGAACTTCGGAGATGCCCGAAGAAATTGGGACTTCCGTTCCATCGGTCGCGGCAACGTTAACTTTGAAGAGATTATCCGTGCCCTCAATGTCATGGAATACGACGGTCCACTCTCTATTGAATGGGAAGACAGTGGCATGGACAGAGAACACGGTGCCCGTGAATCGTGTGCTGCCGTTAAGGGTTATGATTTTGAACCTTCTGCTGTTGCCTTCGATGCGGCATTCGAGGAATAAATTGGTAGTCAGTTATCAGTTTTAACCATCAACTCGTGCTCTAACATTTATCACAGAGGCGAGCTGATGGTTAAGGTTAAGAGGCACATTTACGAATCAAGTGTCTCCTCAACCGATAACTATGGTAGCCCCAAAGATATATAGACATTTTGTTAAAGGTTTTAATGCCGTAAATTAGCACCAAAAACTTAGCCTGAAACGAAGTGGAAGGCGGATCTACGATAAGGAACGTGATACCCGCAAGCACACTAACCAAACCGCAAGGAAAATTAAAAAGATGGCGAAAGGGACAATTCACCCATCTGAATCCCGATCCTTTGTCGATCAACGCACCGGAACACAGATTCGGCAGGTGACGACTGCGTCTGCGATGCACCATCATCCATTCTTCATCATCCCTGCGTATGACGATGCGATGCAGCGGCTGATATTTGTCTCATACCGAACAGGGACCCCGCAGATATTCGCAGAAGACCGGAGCACGGGTGAACTTCGCCAATTAACAGATAGACCTAACCTCTCGGAGTGGTCGGTGCATCCCTCGCGCGATGGAAAAGCGGTCTACTTCACAGCAGGGACAAGCGGCTGGAAAGTAGATTTAGAGACGCTTGAGGAGCATGAACTCGTCAATTTCGCCGCAACGACGATGCAGGACGAAGGTATGGTCGCCGCCGCGATGGGCACAACCGCCCTGAGTCACGATAATCGATGGTGGGCTGTTAGATTCAAGATTGGGAAAGAAGCCGCACTCGCCATTATAGACACAGACACCGGCGAACACGATATAATCCTACGGCGGGACAGCGTCGGACATCTTCAGTTCTGTCCCGATGACGCCAACCTGCTCTACTATGCGGGTCCCCTAACCGATCGCGTGTGGGTAATTCAGCGCGACGGAAGCGGCAATCGTCGTCTCTATGACCAGAACATCGAAAAGAACGAATGGATCACACATGAGACGTGGATTCCAGGGAGGCGTGAACTCGCTTTCGTCGATTGGCCCCACGGCGTGAGATGTGTCAATGCTGACACTGGAATAGGTCGACAGGTGACAACGTTCAACGCATGGCATGCTATTAGTAATCCTACTGGAACACTGATGGTAGCAGATACCAATTTCC is a window of Candidatus Poribacteria bacterium DNA encoding:
- a CDS encoding Uma2 family endonuclease — protein: MHTHKEGTHIPYAPTEDDELYPDSDGKPMAVSDLHRRILMRTLQVLDAHFEERPEVYVSGDILMYYVEGDPRKSVSPDVLVAFGLGKKPRRSYLVWKEGKVPDFAMEFSSKGTYRNDLGRKMELYASLGIQDYFLYDAEGLYLSSPIMGFTLVDGLYAPISAGSDGGLHSTALGLDFYVGDVGLGIYDPVGNNWLQTPAESALAYAELALARAETAETRAETAETRAETAETRAEQQTIRAEQETTARQKAKAELAELREELERLKAQT
- a CDS encoding sugar phosphate isomerase/epimerase, yielding MARPVTLFTGQWADLTLEVLAEKASGWGYDGLELACWGDHFEVDKALADDSYCQGRHDLLAKYGLKVWSISNHLVGQAVCDNIDSRHQGIVSEGIWGDGDPAGVQERAAEEMKNTARAAAKLGVSVVNGFTGSSIWHLLYSFPPNDPAQIDAGFEDFANRWNPIFDVFDEVGVKFGLEVHPTEIAFDIITAERAMEAVNGREAFGFNYDPSHLGYQGVDYVAFLERLSHRIYHVHMKDVWWSDTPRLSGVFGGHLNFGDARRNWDFRSIGRGNVNFEEIIRALNVMEYDGPLSIEWEDSGMDREHGARESCAAVKGYDFEPSAVAFDAAFEE